The Gemmatimonadaceae bacterium genome includes a window with the following:
- a CDS encoding NAD(P)/FAD-dependent oxidoreductase, which produces MIHEIRDLTIIGGGPTGLFAMFYAGMRGATAQIVDALVEPGGQLTALYPEKDIFDVAGFRRVPAKELVRSLRDQAGQFGEPMHFSQRVTGLEEADGHFVLVTETDRFPTRSILIAAGIGAFSPRRLPQPVAEPWYGSGIHDVVTDPEQFRGRKVVIIGGGDSAFDWGTQLLGRAASVSIVHRSDRFRAHEATVAQFRAAVDAGKAALFTFHELHDLTVPAGCDAFTHLVLKDLKAKTTRELEADVVLPMLGFVSDMGALKDWGLHIEKDEIQVNSQMETGRPGIYAAGDVVTYPGKLKLIVTGFGDAATAVNQAVHWLYPEKKVNPGHSSNMAIFGQNDD; this is translated from the coding sequence ATGATCCACGAAATTCGCGACCTGACGATCATCGGCGGAGGGCCCACGGGCCTCTTCGCGATGTTCTATGCTGGCATGCGCGGGGCGACGGCGCAAATCGTCGACGCCCTGGTCGAGCCCGGCGGACAGCTGACGGCGCTGTACCCCGAAAAGGACATCTTCGACGTGGCCGGGTTTCGCCGCGTGCCGGCCAAGGAACTGGTCCGGTCGCTGCGCGACCAAGCCGGGCAGTTCGGCGAGCCGATGCACTTCTCGCAGCGGGTCACGGGGCTCGAGGAGGCCGACGGGCACTTCGTGCTGGTGACCGAAACGGACCGCTTCCCGACGCGTTCAATCCTCATCGCCGCGGGGATCGGGGCGTTCAGCCCGCGGCGGCTGCCGCAGCCCGTGGCCGAACCATGGTACGGGAGCGGGATCCACGATGTGGTCACCGATCCCGAACAGTTCCGCGGCCGGAAGGTAGTGATCATCGGCGGGGGAGATTCGGCGTTCGATTGGGGGACCCAATTGCTGGGCCGGGCGGCGTCGGTGTCAATCGTGCACCGAAGCGACCGCTTCCGCGCTCACGAAGCGACTGTGGCGCAGTTCCGCGCTGCCGTGGATGCCGGGAAGGCAGCGCTGTTCACCTTTCACGAGCTGCACGACCTCACGGTCCCCGCGGGGTGCGACGCGTTCACCCATCTCGTGCTCAAGGACCTCAAGGCCAAGACGACGCGTGAACTCGAAGCTGACGTGGTGCTTCCGATGCTCGGGTTCGTCAGTGATATGGGCGCGCTGAAGGATTGGGGGCTGCACATCGAGAAGGACGAGATCCAGGTGAACAGCCAGATGGAAACCGGGCGGCCGGGGATCTACGCCGCGGGGGACGTGGTGACGTACCCAGGGAAGCTCAAATTGATCGTCACCGGATTCGGCGATGCAGCCACAGCCGTGAACCAGGCGGTGCACTGGCTGTACCCGGAAAAGAAGGTGAATCCTGGGCACAGCTCGAACATGGCGATCTTCGGACAGAACGACGACTGA
- a CDS encoding FAD-linked oxidase C-terminal domain-containing protein translates to MTATADPGHGHVDAALVARLAGIVGKRRVLSRDSELVAYGSDGLPSYHARPACAVFPGTRDEAVAVVRALAAAHVPFVPRGAGTGLSGGALADGVVLLGLNRLTRILSMDPENRLAVVEPGVVNVALSRAAKPYGLYYAPDPSSQAACTIGGNVAENAGGPHCLKYGVTTNHVVALTVLLPDGEILPLGRADGEAEGYDLVGAFVGSEGCFGIALDITVRLTPEPQAIRTLLADFTTLDAAARTVSAIVASGIVPAALEMLDAPTIRMVEASIYAAGYPVDAAAVLLIELDGALAGLEQDVAAVDAMCRAEGARAVRVARDEAERARLWQGRKKAFGAMGRLSPHLVVQDAVVPRTKLPQVLSRIQEIAAHWRVTVCNVFHAGDGNVHPNIAYDANDPDATARVHGAMRDIMETCIAAGGTITGEHGVGVDKLPYMDRIFSAQSLRAMCDLRDVFDPERRSNPGKVVPVHSCREWHMAASARRAP, encoded by the coding sequence ATGACCGCCACCGCTGACCCCGGCCACGGCCACGTCGACGCCGCGCTCGTCGCCCGGCTAGCTGGCATCGTGGGCAAGCGTCGAGTGCTGTCCCGCGACAGCGAACTCGTCGCGTACGGGTCGGACGGCCTGCCGTCCTATCACGCGCGGCCGGCCTGCGCCGTCTTTCCGGGCACGCGTGACGAGGCCGTGGCCGTGGTGCGCGCCCTGGCTGCCGCGCACGTGCCGTTCGTGCCGCGCGGCGCGGGCACCGGACTCTCCGGCGGCGCACTCGCCGACGGCGTCGTGCTGCTCGGTCTCAACCGGCTCACGCGCATCCTGTCGATGGACCCTGAGAACCGGTTGGCCGTGGTCGAGCCGGGCGTGGTCAACGTCGCCCTGTCCCGCGCCGCCAAACCATACGGCTTATACTATGCCCCCGACCCGTCCAGTCAGGCCGCATGCACGATCGGCGGCAATGTGGCCGAGAATGCCGGCGGCCCGCACTGCCTGAAATACGGCGTCACGACCAACCACGTCGTGGCGCTCACGGTGCTGCTCCCCGACGGCGAGATCCTGCCACTGGGCCGCGCCGACGGCGAGGCCGAGGGCTACGATCTGGTGGGCGCGTTCGTCGGATCCGAGGGTTGCTTTGGCATCGCCCTCGACATCACGGTGCGGCTCACCCCGGAGCCACAGGCCATCCGCACGCTGCTCGCCGATTTCACCACGCTCGACGCGGCGGCGCGCACCGTGTCGGCCATCGTCGCGAGCGGCATCGTGCCGGCGGCGCTCGAGATGCTCGACGCGCCCACCATTCGGATGGTCGAGGCCTCCATCTATGCCGCCGGCTATCCGGTGGACGCAGCGGCCGTGTTGCTGATCGAGCTCGACGGCGCACTGGCCGGGCTCGAACAAGATGTGGCCGCCGTGGACGCCATGTGCCGCGCCGAGGGCGCACGGGCCGTTCGGGTGGCGCGCGACGAAGCCGAGCGCGCCCGTCTCTGGCAAGGACGCAAGAAAGCATTCGGCGCCATGGGCCGGCTCTCGCCGCACCTCGTGGTGCAGGACGCCGTGGTGCCGCGCACCAAGCTGCCCCAAGTGCTGTCGCGGATTCAGGAAATCGCCGCGCACTGGCGCGTGACGGTCTGCAACGTGTTTCATGCCGGCGACGGCAACGTGCACCCCAACATCGCCTACGATGCCAACGACCCCGACGCGACAGCCCGCGTGCACGGGGCCATGCGCGACATCATGGAGACATGTATCGCCGCTGGCGGCACCATCACCGGCGAGCACGGCGTGGGCGTGGACAAGCTCCCCTACATGGACCGCATCTTCTCGGCCCAATCGCTCCGCGCCATGTGCGACCTGCGCGACGTGTTCGATCCCGAACGACGCAGCAACCCCGGCAAGGTCGTGCCCGTGCATAGTTGCCGGGAATGGCACATGGCGGCTTCGGCCCGCCGGGCTCCGTGA
- a CDS encoding RNA polymerase sigma factor RpoD/SigA, which yields MTETRSKGYFRSSPSSAFDQYLQDIQKLPLIDDPQEERRLARRAQKGDEKAAERLVTANLRFVISYVKKYQGHGLDLSELVAIGNEGLLKAVRKFDPDQGVKFISYAVWWVRQAVLKALAEQTRSVRIPLNQNSQLIRLARAETVLAQVLKRDPTENEIGRLLEETPEAIRSAKQMSATEVSLDAPIDRSDREASTLGERFAGVDGTEIEEVTDYKLMREFIDRVFRKYLTPRERKILYLYYGLEEGSEAMTLEKIGALMGVTRERIRQIRERAFEKLRESPDGRALCGFWAA from the coding sequence GTGACCGAGACCAGGTCCAAGGGATATTTCCGCTCGTCTCCCTCCTCGGCGTTCGACCAGTACCTGCAAGACATCCAGAAACTCCCCCTCATTGATGACCCGCAGGAAGAGCGACGACTTGCCCGTCGCGCTCAAAAAGGTGACGAGAAGGCCGCCGAGCGGCTCGTCACGGCGAACCTCCGCTTCGTCATCTCGTACGTGAAGAAGTACCAGGGCCACGGCCTCGATCTCAGCGAACTCGTGGCGATCGGCAACGAAGGACTGCTCAAGGCCGTCCGCAAATTCGATCCCGATCAAGGCGTCAAGTTCATTTCGTACGCCGTGTGGTGGGTGCGCCAGGCGGTCCTCAAGGCCCTGGCCGAGCAGACGCGCTCGGTGCGCATTCCGCTCAATCAGAATTCGCAACTCATCCGGCTCGCGCGTGCCGAGACCGTGCTCGCCCAGGTGCTCAAGCGCGACCCCACCGAGAATGAGATCGGGCGGCTGCTCGAGGAAACGCCCGAAGCGATTCGCTCCGCCAAGCAGATGTCGGCCACCGAAGTCTCGCTCGACGCGCCGATCGATCGCTCCGACCGCGAAGCGTCCACGCTCGGCGAACGCTTTGCCGGAGTCGACGGTACCGAGATCGAAGAGGTGACCGACTACAAGTTGATGCGCGAGTTCATCGACCGGGTGTTCCGCAAGTACCTCACGCCGCGCGAACGGAAGATCCTCTATCTCTACTACGGCCTCGAGGAAGGGAGTGAGGCTATGACGCTCGAGAAGATCGGCGCGCTCATGGGCGTCACACGCGAGCGCATCCGCCAGATCCGCGAGCGCGCATTCGAGAAGCTGCGCGAGAGTCCCGACGGCCGCGCGTTGTGCGGCTTCTGGGCCGCCTAG
- a CDS encoding ABC transporter permease: MLRFVARRLALAVPTLLGVLIVAFLLLYVAPGDPVTAMVGERADSATVARLRAELHLDDPLPIQFAHYVSQVARGQLGRSYITDRPISRDIAERFPKTLQLALAAMLLATTCGITLGVLSARRPGGWVDRFALGVAYLGISFPVYWVGLVLILVFAVWLRWLPPSGSGGLKYLILPAFALGMRSIAFQARVTRSSMLDALGADFTRTARAKGAGEWAVVARHALRNALIPVITVVGLDFGSYLTGSILTETVFSWPGLGRYVVNAIARRDLPAIQGSVLFLSFVFVIVNLLADLAYTKADPRVAY; this comes from the coding sequence ATGCTCCGCTTCGTCGCCCGCCGCCTGGCCCTCGCCGTGCCGACGTTGCTCGGCGTGCTCATTGTGGCCTTCCTGCTGCTTTATGTGGCGCCGGGAGACCCGGTGACGGCGATGGTCGGCGAGCGCGCCGACTCCGCCACGGTCGCCCGATTGCGCGCCGAACTGCACCTCGACGACCCACTGCCGATCCAGTTCGCACATTACGTGAGCCAGGTCGCCCGCGGCCAGCTCGGCCGTTCCTACATCACCGACCGGCCGATCAGCCGTGACATCGCCGAGCGATTTCCCAAGACCCTCCAACTGGCCCTGGCGGCGATGCTGCTCGCCACGACCTGTGGCATCACGCTTGGGGTGTTGAGCGCGCGACGCCCCGGCGGTTGGGTGGACCGCTTCGCCCTCGGGGTGGCCTACCTCGGCATATCATTTCCTGTATACTGGGTTGGCTTGGTGCTGATCCTGGTGTTCGCCGTCTGGCTGCGCTGGCTGCCACCGTCCGGGTCGGGCGGGTTGAAGTACCTGATCCTCCCCGCGTTCGCGCTCGGCATGCGTTCCATCGCTTTCCAGGCCCGCGTCACGCGGTCGTCGATGCTCGATGCCCTGGGCGCCGACTTCACGCGCACCGCGCGTGCCAAGGGCGCCGGCGAGTGGGCCGTGGTGGCGCGCCACGCGCTCCGCAACGCGCTCATTCCCGTGATCACCGTGGTCGGGCTCGACTTCGGCTCGTACCTCACGGGCAGCATTCTCACGGAAACCGTGTTCTCGTGGCCCGGGCTCGGTCGCTACGTCGTCAACGCCATCGCCCGCCGCGACCTCCCCGCCATCCAGGGCTCGGTGCTCTTTCTCAGCTTCGTGTTCGTGATCGTGAACCTGCTCGCCGACCTGGCATACACGAAGGCCGATCCGAGAGTGGCGTACTGA
- a CDS encoding FAD-binding oxidoreductase, with protein sequence MTTTTAEIAERIRDAAAHGTRLRVIGRGHWLAANRPVQADATLPLDGYSGIVDYVPGDFTLTARAGTTLAEIARAARDQGQWLALDPLGSDEGSIGATVATASHGPHATGFGTPRDHLLGLEFVTGAGDVVRGGGRVVKNVAGFDLVRLSTGAWGTLGVITEVTVRLRALPAEQQTLALAVDEDAPILERLTSGLRGLVTAPLACELLSGVLAARIGLPERPVLAVHIGGNAESMRAQRDALAGLEAGAFAPADDALWTRLRAAGAGAAATWRLSYRPSRFAHTWIEGRESIAPFAGAWMHGSPLRGAVRYAVPTDAAEPGSPERLLRALTQPFDGVRIGETLPARAWSVLPSRAMDRLSRGVRTAFDPRGILNPGILGASE encoded by the coding sequence GTGACGACGACCACCGCCGAGATCGCCGAGCGCATACGCGACGCAGCCGCGCACGGCACGCGGCTCCGCGTCATCGGCCGCGGACACTGGCTCGCCGCCAACCGGCCGGTGCAGGCCGACGCCACGCTGCCGCTCGACGGGTACTCGGGCATCGTCGACTACGTCCCGGGAGACTTCACGCTCACGGCGCGCGCCGGCACCACGCTGGCCGAGATCGCACGCGCGGCCCGCGACCAGGGACAGTGGCTGGCGCTCGACCCGCTGGGCAGCGACGAGGGAAGCATTGGGGCCACAGTAGCCACGGCATCCCATGGACCGCACGCCACCGGCTTCGGCACGCCGCGCGACCATCTGCTCGGCCTCGAGTTCGTGACCGGCGCCGGCGACGTGGTCCGCGGCGGCGGACGTGTCGTGAAGAACGTCGCCGGGTTCGATCTCGTACGACTGTCCACCGGCGCCTGGGGCACGCTCGGCGTCATCACCGAGGTCACGGTGCGCCTGCGCGCGCTCCCGGCCGAGCAGCAGACGTTGGCGCTCGCTGTGGATGAAGACGCGCCCATCCTCGAGCGGCTCACCTCCGGGCTGCGCGGGCTGGTCACAGCCCCGCTCGCCTGCGAGTTGCTGAGTGGGGTATTGGCGGCGCGGATCGGCCTCCCGGAGCGGCCCGTGCTCGCCGTGCACATCGGTGGCAACGCGGAGTCCATGCGCGCGCAACGCGATGCGTTGGCGGGGCTCGAGGCCGGCGCGTTCGCCCCGGCGGACGACGCGCTGTGGACCAGGCTACGCGCCGCCGGCGCCGGGGCCGCCGCGACCTGGCGCCTGTCGTACCGTCCGTCGCGCTTCGCACACACCTGGATCGAAGGCCGCGAGTCCATTGCGCCTTTCGCCGGCGCGTGGATGCACGGGAGCCCGCTGCGCGGCGCGGTGCGCTACGCCGTGCCGACCGACGCAGCCGAGCCGGGATCGCCAGAGCGGCTCCTCCGCGCCCTCACGCAACCGTTCGACGGTGTGCGCATTGGCGAGACGCTTCCCGCTCGGGCCTGGTCGGTGCTGCCCTCGCGGGCAATGGACCGGCTCTCGCGCGGGGTGCGTACGGCGTTCGACCCCCGCGGCATCCTCAATCCCGGCATCCTGGGAGCCTCCGAATGA
- a CDS encoding heterodisulfide reductase-related iron-sulfur binding cluster yields the protein MTASGATACALPGSPLAEARAGLDACVHCGFCLQSCPTYLTLEDENDSPRGRVVLMRSMFEGTLSPDDQAVRTHIDRCLGCRACETACPSGVPYGQLLEATRATMTARHPQPLVVRIILGVFSRPALLRPAMALGRMLRDSRIAAALARLPGRIGFAFAMLDTTRVPLARWPYDAPEAGERGRVSLLDGCVMEGLYAGTNRATARVLGVNGYATAAAPGQRCCGALHAHAGDLESARALARVNVAAFERSGADFIAVNSAGCGAMCKEYGHLLAHDPVWAERAAAVAARVRDVSELLADAGPVPAQGAAMRVAYDAACHLLHAQRVALPPLRVLAAIGGLESAPLADADQCCGGAGIYGLVQPVVSNLVLASKISDIRASGAQWVATGNPGCLMQIGAGLQRGGVPCRTVHPIDLLDAAYAADRGPAPRG from the coding sequence ATGACGGCCAGCGGCGCGACGGCCTGCGCGCTGCCCGGCAGCCCTCTGGCGGAGGCGCGCGCCGGTCTCGACGCCTGCGTGCACTGCGGCTTCTGCCTGCAGAGCTGCCCCACCTATCTCACGCTCGAGGACGAGAACGACAGCCCACGGGGCCGCGTGGTGCTCATGCGGTCGATGTTCGAGGGTACCCTGTCACCCGATGATCAGGCCGTGCGAACGCATATTGATCGCTGCCTCGGGTGCCGGGCCTGCGAGACGGCATGCCCGTCGGGAGTGCCATACGGGCAGCTGCTCGAAGCGACGCGCGCCACGATGACGGCGCGGCATCCGCAACCGCTTGTCGTGAGAATCATTCTCGGCGTCTTCTCGCGGCCGGCATTGCTGCGCCCCGCCATGGCCTTGGGACGGATGCTGCGCGATAGCCGCATCGCTGCGGCGCTCGCGCGTCTCCCGGGACGCATCGGGTTCGCCTTTGCCATGCTCGACACCACGCGCGTGCCACTGGCCCGTTGGCCGTACGACGCGCCGGAGGCGGGTGAGCGCGGCCGGGTGTCCTTGCTCGATGGCTGCGTGATGGAGGGACTGTATGCCGGGACCAACCGCGCCACGGCGCGCGTGCTCGGCGTGAACGGATACGCCACGGCGGCGGCGCCCGGCCAGCGATGCTGCGGCGCTCTGCATGCGCACGCCGGCGATCTCGAAAGCGCAAGAGCGCTAGCGCGCGTCAACGTGGCGGCGTTCGAACGTTCAGGCGCGGATTTCATTGCCGTGAACTCGGCCGGGTGCGGCGCCATGTGCAAGGAATACGGCCACTTGTTGGCCCATGACCCCGTGTGGGCCGAGCGCGCGGCCGCTGTGGCCGCGCGGGTGCGCGACGTGAGCGAATTGCTGGCCGACGCGGGACCGGTGCCGGCGCAGGGTGCGGCGATGCGCGTGGCCTATGACGCCGCCTGCCATCTGCTCCATGCGCAACGGGTCGCCCTCCCGCCGTTGCGCGTGCTCGCGGCGATCGGGGGACTCGAATCCGCGCCGTTGGCAGACGCCGATCAGTGCTGTGGCGGCGCCGGCATCTACGGCCTGGTCCAACCGGTGGTGTCGAACCTCGTGCTGGCGTCGAAGATCAGTGACATCCGTGCGTCCGGGGCCCAGTGGGTGGCGACCGGGAATCCCGGCTGCCTGATGCAGATCGGCGCCGGGTTGCAGCGCGGGGGCGTGCCCTGCCGGACCGTGCATCCGATAGATCTGCTCGACGCGGCGTACGCGGCCGACCGCGGGCCGGCGCCGCGTGGCTAG
- a CDS encoding serine/threonine-protein kinase — protein sequence MNESLEYQGAFHLVRKVAEGGMATVYEAEQIGPSGFAKRIALKVIHPHLAQRREFLQLFIDEAKLSANLMHGNIVQIYQLGEVRGQYFIGMEYIQGPTLRSVIDRHNELGRPIPATMVAYIGSRLCRALDFAHNAMGPDGRRLDVVHRDVSPGNVMITWDGHIKLGDFGIAKARTSIDPATEQHVRMGKKRYMSPEQVLGTLVDARSDVFSLGVVLYELLALSPLFHEDDTALSVEEVVLRPLPDLRSRVTDLDPEFADILQLALQRNPADRATAAQLGNLLDQWIANQSDRTGASPDRLQTHLADMFPTTFQARFHADPAAVQAASDAFKKKRGSIIARLFG from the coding sequence ATGAACGAGAGTCTCGAATACCAGGGTGCGTTCCACCTCGTCCGCAAAGTGGCCGAGGGCGGTATGGCCACCGTGTATGAAGCCGAACAGATCGGCCCCTCTGGCTTCGCCAAGCGCATCGCGCTCAAGGTCATCCATCCCCATCTCGCCCAACGGCGCGAGTTCCTGCAGCTGTTCATTGACGAGGCCAAGCTCTCGGCCAACTTGATGCACGGCAACATCGTGCAGATCTACCAGCTCGGCGAAGTGCGTGGGCAGTACTTCATCGGCATGGAATACATCCAGGGCCCGACGCTGCGCAGCGTGATCGATCGCCACAACGAACTCGGCCGGCCCATCCCGGCCACGATGGTCGCCTACATCGGCAGTCGCCTATGCCGCGCCCTCGACTTTGCCCACAATGCCATGGGCCCCGACGGACGCCGTCTCGACGTTGTGCACCGCGACGTATCGCCCGGCAACGTCATGATCACCTGGGACGGCCACATCAAGCTCGGTGACTTCGGCATCGCCAAGGCCCGCACCTCGATCGACCCGGCCACCGAGCAGCACGTGCGCATGGGCAAGAAGCGGTACATGAGCCCCGAGCAGGTGCTGGGCACCCTCGTCGACGCTCGCAGCGACGTGTTCTCTCTCGGCGTCGTGCTCTACGAGCTGCTCGCGCTGAGCCCTCTGTTTCATGAGGACGACACCGCGCTCTCAGTGGAGGAGGTGGTGCTCCGGCCGCTGCCGGACCTGCGCTCGCGGGTCACCGACCTCGACCCCGAGTTCGCCGACATCCTGCAGCTCGCGCTGCAGCGCAATCCCGCCGACCGCGCCACGGCGGCCCAGCTCGGCAATCTGCTCGACCAGTGGATCGCCAATCAGAGCGACCGCACCGGTGCCTCCCCCGACCGTCTGCAGACCCACCTCGCAGACATGTTCCCGACCACGTTCCAGGCGCGCTTCCACGCCGATCCTGCGGCGGTGCAGGCCGCATCGGACGCCTTCAAGAAGAAGCGTGGGTCGATCATCGCGCGATTGTTCGGGTAG
- the aroB gene encoding 3-dehydroquinate synthase gives MIDTAYRVHVLPGALDAIGGVVRVAARAHRYAIITDTNVGPLYGARARAAMAGAACEVFAIPAGERHKTRATWAQVTDQMLAAGFGRDSAVIALGGGVVGDLAGFVAATFMRGIPFVQTPTSLLAMLDASIGGKTGVDTPAGKNLVGAFHEPAAVLTDPALLASLPVEHYRAGLAEALKHGVIADAAHFSAVAVTGAELRHGRPDDRSMSALIARSVEIKSAVAAGDFRESGRRKTLNFGHTIGHAIEHLSGYSQLHGEAVAIGMCVEAALAERMAIAEPGTADRVRAACEATGLPSSRPADIDPEAIVRATHGDKKGRAGRAQYALPTRIGAMAFGDYGWTAPVDDRLVLAALA, from the coding sequence GTGATCGACACCGCATATCGCGTGCACGTCCTGCCGGGCGCGCTGGACGCCATTGGCGGTGTGGTGCGAGTGGCGGCCCGGGCACACCGATACGCGATCATCACCGACACCAACGTCGGCCCGCTGTACGGCGCGCGCGCCCGCGCGGCGATGGCGGGCGCGGCGTGCGAAGTGTTCGCCATCCCGGCTGGTGAACGGCATAAGACGCGGGCCACCTGGGCCCAGGTGACCGATCAGATGCTCGCCGCCGGCTTCGGCCGCGATTCGGCGGTCATCGCCCTCGGCGGCGGTGTCGTGGGCGATCTCGCCGGATTCGTGGCCGCCACATTCATGCGCGGGATCCCGTTCGTCCAGACGCCGACGAGCCTGCTCGCCATGCTCGACGCCTCCATCGGCGGCAAGACCGGCGTCGATACGCCCGCCGGCAAGAATCTGGTGGGCGCCTTCCACGAGCCCGCCGCCGTCCTCACCGACCCGGCTCTGCTCGCCTCGCTCCCGGTAGAGCACTACCGCGCCGGACTTGCCGAAGCACTCAAACACGGCGTGATCGCTGACGCCGCGCATTTCTCGGCCGTGGCCGTCACGGGCGCCGAGTTGCGCCACGGCCGCCCCGACGACCGTTCGATGAGCGCGCTCATCGCCCGCAGCGTCGAGATCAAATCGGCCGTCGCCGCTGGCGATTTCCGCGAGTCCGGACGCCGCAAGACGCTCAACTTCGGGCACACCATAGGCCACGCCATCGAACATCTGAGCGGCTACTCCCAACTGCACGGCGAAGCGGTGGCCATCGGTATGTGCGTGGAAGCGGCTCTCGCCGAACGGATGGCGATCGCCGAGCCCGGCACGGCCGATCGCGTTCGCGCCGCGTGCGAGGCGACGGGGCTGCCTAGCAGTCGTCCCGCCGACATCGATCCGGAAGCCATCGTCCGCGCCACTCACGGCGACAAGAAGGGCCGCGCCGGCCGTGCGCAGTACGCCCTGCCCACGCGCATCGGCGCCATGGCGTTCGGCGATTACGGATGGACTGCGCCGGTGGACGACCGGCTCGTCCTCGCCGCGCTCGCCTGA
- a CDS encoding MazG nucleotide pyrophosphohydrolase domain-containing protein, with protein sequence MTLNDYAAAASRTINPSLSPADRLLDAAAGLAEEAGEVLGLVRKHRMQGRGLDAGQLREELGDALWCLAVAAQSAGLTLDDVARTNVQKLEARHPNGFTP encoded by the coding sequence ATGACATTGAACGATTACGCTGCCGCGGCCAGCCGCACGATCAATCCATCGCTCTCACCGGCCGACCGTCTGCTCGACGCCGCAGCAGGGCTCGCCGAGGAAGCAGGAGAAGTGCTCGGCCTGGTGCGCAAACATCGCATGCAGGGCCGCGGGCTCGACGCGGGCCAGCTACGCGAAGAGTTGGGCGACGCTCTCTGGTGCCTGGCCGTCGCCGCGCAGAGCGCGGGGCTGACGCTGGACGACGTGGCCCGGACCAATGTCCAGAAGCTCGAGGCACGGCATCCGAACGGCTTTACCCCTTAG
- a CDS encoding cob(I)yrinic acid a,c-diamide adenosyltransferase, protein MKIYTRTGDSGDTGLFGGGRTRKSDPRVEAYGEVDELNAALGLARASEVMSRIDEVLVPIQRDLFAIGALLATPDREKMKAHLDKARIDDVRITELEHAIDDGDRELEPLKAFIIPGGTPKAAALHLARTVCRRAERRVVALRATVEVPDLVIIYLNRLSDLLFTLARVANRRTGTGEVTW, encoded by the coding sequence ATGAAGATCTACACGAGAACCGGCGACTCCGGTGACACCGGGCTGTTCGGCGGGGGGCGTACGCGCAAGAGTGACCCGCGCGTGGAAGCCTACGGCGAGGTGGACGAGCTGAACGCCGCGCTCGGCCTCGCCCGTGCCAGCGAAGTCATGTCGCGCATCGACGAGGTGCTCGTCCCCATCCAGCGTGATCTGTTCGCCATCGGCGCCCTCCTCGCCACGCCCGATCGAGAGAAGATGAAGGCCCATCTCGACAAGGCCCGCATTGACGACGTCCGGATCACGGAACTCGAGCACGCCATCGACGACGGCGATCGTGAGCTCGAACCGCTCAAGGCGTTCATCATTCCCGGCGGTACGCCGAAGGCAGCGGCGCTCCACCTGGCCCGCACCGTGTGCCGTCGCGCCGAGCGCCGCGTGGTCGCGCTGCGCGCCACCGTCGAAGTGCCCGACCTCGTGATCATCTACCTGAACCGTCTGTCGGACCTGTTGTTCACGCTCGCCCGGGTCGCCAACCGCCGCACCGGCACCGGCGAGGTCACCTGGTAG